In a genomic window of Telopea speciosissima isolate NSW1024214 ecotype Mountain lineage chromosome 5, Tspe_v1, whole genome shotgun sequence:
- the LOC122662901 gene encoding uncharacterized protein LOC122662901, whose protein sequence is MGSMVAQQDQKSGEEHAVYYLSKKLLEYETRYTPLEKTCTAFVWTTKRLRHYMIAHQIRLISRMDLIKYLFEKPALTGRMARVDSQLPEDSFPYEDLEYVEEEDSEDWWQLYFDGAANQRGYEVGILLISPVDLYLPSAFWLDFSCTNNIAEYEACAIGLKATMALEIKKLRVYGDSSIVICQTQGKWKTKDEKLKPYQEQLESLIKSFDEITFEYLPRDNKIFVDALATLASMVECTLDT, encoded by the exons ATGGGATCTATGGTGGCACAACAAGATCAAAAGAGTGGGGAAGAACACGCGGTTTACTACTTAAGCAAGAAATTGTTGGAGTATGAAACTCGTTATACCCCATTGGAAAAGACATGCACTGCTTTTGTTTGGACGACCAAGAGGCTAAGACATTACATGATCGCACATCAAATCCggctcatctcaaggatggatcTGATTAAGTATCTCTTCGAGAAGCCAGCATTGACAGGAAGGATGGCcag GGTAGATTCACAGCTACCAGAAGACTCATTCCCATATGAGGATTTGGAAtatgtggaggaagaagacagtGAAGActggtggcaattgtactttgatggtgcAGCCAATCAGAGAGGATATGAGGTAGGAATATTGTTGATAAGCCCAGTTGATCTCTATCTGCCGTCTGCATTCTGGCTAGATTTCTCTTGCACCAATAACATTGCAGAGTATGAAGCATGTGCAATTGGTCTCAAAGCCACCATGGCATTAGAGATCAAGAAGCTGAGAGTCTATGGGGATTCATCAATCGTGAtttgtcaaactcaaggaaagtggaagacaaagGATGAAAAGCTGAAACCTTACCAAGAACAATTGGAGAGCTTGATCAAGAGCTTCgatgaaatcaccttcgaatATTTGCCGAGGGACAATAAAATATTTGTCGACGCTCTAGCTACTTTGGcttcaatggttgaatgcaCTCTAGACACTTAA